TCCTTTCTTGGCAGGCTACATCCTATGCTAGTCCACTTTCCTATTAGCTTATTAATATTAGCCGCTCTTTTTGAACTATTAAGCTTAAGAAATTTCAATTCAAAACTAAGACCTAGCATAAACCTAATTCTTACTTTGGGTGCCGCAAGTGCGATTTTTTCAGCAGCTTTTGGCTTATTATTAGCACAAAATGAAAGTCTTGACGGCGATGTACTATTTCTGCATCAATGGGCAGGAATTACAACCAGTGTTTTAGCAATAGTCCTGCTGATTTTACTTCATCAGATTCAAAGAAAAAGTCAACTCAAGTTCATTTTACCATACCGCGTAGTTTTGCTACTAAGCGTTATTGGTGTTTCTATAGCTGGACATTTTGGTGCCAGTATGACGCATGGTGAAACTTATTTGACGGAAGTATTACCAGGTCAAAATGCTAATTATTCAAGTTCCGATGGTAATTACGATCTGATTGCTTTTCAAGCCGATACTTTGAGCGAAGCGAATCAATTAAAGCTTACAAATGAGGTAAGAGCCATATTTGCTCATAACTGTTATAAGTGTCATGGCTCTGCTAAACAAAAAGGAGAACTACGCTTAGACGAAAAAGCATTTGTTTTTGAAGGTGGTGAGTCTGGTAAAGTGATTATTCCAGGAAACGCAAAAAAGAGCGATTTATATCAACGAATCACATTACCAAAAGGGCATGATGATGTAATGCCATCAAAAGGCAAAACTTTGACCGGAAAAGAAATTGCTTTAATAGAGCTTTGGATAAACAAAGGAGCTATTTGGCCAGATGGTGCTTTACAGTCTTCTATATTCCGAGTAGCAGAATTAGCTCCTAGAAATCCAGCATTACCGGTCAAATCAGAAAATCTAAGCAATCCTATAGACTTATGGGTGAATGAATATTTCACGAAGAACGAAATCCCATGGGCTCAGCCAGTAGATGACAGAACTTATTTAAGACGCATATATTTAGATATTATCGGGCTTATTCCTTCCAATGTAGACCTGACCAGTTTCATGGCAGATACTCGTCCAAATAAAAGAGAAATTTGGGTTCAAAAACTCCTTGAAAGCAATGATAGCTACGCTCAACATTGGCTCACCTTTTGGAACGACGCCCTCCGAAACGACTATACGGGTACGGGGTACATTACCGGCGGTAGATATAATCTTACCGACTGGCTTTATAAATCATTGCGACAAAACAAACCATACAATGCCTTTGTCAAAGAATTACTTAATCCAGATGATGCCTCAAAAGGTTTTATAGCCGGAATTCAGTGGCGTGGCACAGTCAATGCAAGTCAAAGAACAGAAATGCAAGCTGCTCAAAATGTAGGCCAAGTACTTCTTGGTCTTAACCTGAAATGTGCCTCTTGCCATGATAGTTTCGTGAGCGACTGGAAACTAGAAGATGCTTATGCTTTTGCCAATATATTCTCAGAAAAGCCGCTAGAAATGAATAGATGCGAGATACCAATGGGCAAATTTGCTCCAACACGGTTGCTTTGGCCTAGTTTAGGGGAGATTGACGGTACAGCAAATAGAGCAGAAAAGCTAAAGCAGCTTTCAGAAAAAATGGTGCAACCTGCTAATGGGAGGCTTTACAGAACTATTGTTAACAGGGTTTGGAAACAAATGCTCGGCAGAGGTGTAGTGGAACCTGTAGACGAAATGGATAATGAACCTTGGAGCCAAGATTTGTTGGATTGGTTAGCTGTAGATTTTGTAAATAAAGGTTATGATGTCAAAAAGCTCATTTACCTAATTTCTACTTCCAAAGTATATCAAATGCCTTCTCAGAGTTTCGAAAACTCCGGTTTACTGGTAGATGACGCTTATAAATTCAAAGGAACGACTCGAAAAAGAATGACTGCCGAACAGTTTTCAGATGCAGTAAGCCAACTATTTGCTCCAGTTTTTAAAGTGGACCAAGTAAAATATGAACCCTTTGAATTAGTAGCTTATCTACCAGCAGAAAAAAAAGCGAGAGCCTCTTTAGTTCAAAACAATCCTTTTTTAACTGCTCTTGGCAGGCCCAATAGAGAAGTGGTAAGTACAAGCAGAGATTCCCAAGGAAACCTGCTCCAAGCTTTAGAAATGACCAATGGAGAGTTGCTAAATCAAACGTTAAAAGAAGGAGCTAAAAACTGGAAAGAGAGATATCCAGACAGCAATACACTCATTTCTGAAATGTTTAATCAAGCTTTGGCAAGAAATCCGAGTCAAAAGGAATTAGCGATTGCGAAAGAGTCATTGGGAACTAAGCCCTCCATAGAGAGCATACAGGATTTTATGTGGTCGGTAGTTTTGCTACCAGAATTTCAAATAGTTTATTAATATGGAAAAGTACTGGGACAGACGAGGTTTTCTAAAGCAAAGTGCCGCTGCCGTGGCTACCATGGGTATGGCCTCCCCTATTTCTAGTTTATTATCTAGCTGCTCCACTAAAAATGGATTACCTGCCACAGCAGATTCCGTCATTTTACTTTTTATGGCAGGAGGAATGGCACATACGGAGACTTTTGACCCAAAAAAGTACACACCATTTAGTAAAGGCATGCAGTCTGATGCTGTTTTGAGTACTTTCAAGTCGCTTCCTACAGCTTTGGATGGCATCCATTTCTCTGAAGGATTAGAATCAATTGGAGGAATCATTGACAAAGGAACATTACTCAGGTCTTATGTAGCCGCGGATTTAGGGCACATTCTACATACCCGTCATCAATATCATTTTCATACTTGTTACGAACCTCCGCAGTCTGTCACCGTGCCGCACATGGGCTCATGGATTTCTAAAGAATTAGGTCCCCTAAATAAAGTTATTCCATCCTTCATAAACATAGGTCAGCGATTTGAAGTAGGCGAAGGCGAGGAATTAAAAGCATTTCATAGTGCAGGTTTTTTAGGTAGCGAACATGGCCCATTTCTTATCCCCGACCCTACTTCTGGTTTAGATAGTGTAAGACCTCCCGTGGGTATGTCTACCAAAAGGTTTGAAAGTAGAAATCAATTATATAATCAACTTTTAAACGAGTCTGCCATGGGTGAGTTTGGTAGCGACTACCAAAAAGAGTCCTTAAAAAGGTCAATGGAGCAGGCATATATTTTACTCAATTCGCCTGAAGCTAAAGCCTTTGATATCAACTTAGAACCTAAAGAAAGTTACGATACTTATAATACTGGAAAGTTTGGTTTGGGCTGCCTGATGGCCAAAAGGCTGGTAGAAGAAGGTGCTAGATTTATCACGGTAACTTCAGAATATGAGCCCTTTATGAACTGGGACACCCATGATAATGGGCATACTCGTATGGCAGAAATGAAGAAACGAATTGACGCTCCCATTTCTCAACTCATTAAGGACTTAGAAAAAAGCGGCAAATTAGATAGCACCATAGTCATAGTAGCAAGTGAGTTTAGTAGAGATATGCTAACAGAAGGTAGACCAGACCTGAAAGTGAAAGACCAAGTAAAAGTACCAGACATTATCAACGACATGAAAAACTACGGCATGCACCGTCACTTTACAGACGGCTGCTCGATGTTACTGTTTGGTGGTGGTATAAAGAAAGGGCATGTCTACGGAAAAACAGCAGATGAAAGACCTTGCAAATCCATTGAAAAACCTATAAGGATTGACCGAATTCATCAAACCCTATACCATGCTTTAGGTATTTCTCCAGACACTAATTACGAAATAGAACAAAGACCGTTTTACACCACACCAGATGGGAAAGGTTTGGCAGAATTAGATTTATTGGCCAAAGGCTAAATGAGCTTTTGTCATGATTTTGGCTCTTACGCGAAATTCCGCCAAAAGAACAATCAATTAACAATTTCACGACGGGTTTTACCCGTTGCTACCAATATTATCCCCCTCAGTGGAATTTAAAAATGTTCTAATTTTACAGAACTCGTGTTATCTTAGTCATATAATTCTTTAACACTTAAAGGCATTGATTATGACTACTTCTAAAATATGGCTGGGTTTGATTCTACTCTTGGGAATTACACCATCATTAAAAGCACAAAACGTTTATCAGTTTTCTATAGAAAACAATCAAGGGCAAGAAGAAATACATCGACTTTTTATTGACAAGCAGTACTTTATAGAATCTGTATTTATAGCCTCTCCAGCCACATTCTTAAGTACAAAAGGTGGTTTCTATAAAAAAGAAGGCTACACCTATCATGTTAATTTTGAGTTCAATTCAGACTTTGAAAAAGACGCTGTTAAGTCTCAGAGTTTTACAGAAAAAGATTCATGGAAAAAACAGACTACTACTACTCAAGACCTAGCTGGAAAATGGCTTATGGGTGGCAGAATAAACGAAGATGGCCTCAGTAGAAGAGACACCAGCGGAACTCGAAAAACAATGAAAGTACTCTTTGGAGATTCTTTTCAATGGATTGCCTATGATACAGCATCCATGAAATTCTCTGGCACAGGTGGTGGCAAATATGTTATTGACAATGGTAATTACATTGAGCAAATTGAATACTTCTCTAGAGATAACACTAGAGTAGGTGCAAAATTAAGTTTTGACTATGAAATAGTGGATGGTGAATGGCATCACAAAGGCTTAAGCAGTAAAGGTGCCCCCTTTCATGAAATTTGGATAAAAAGAAGGTAAAATAGTAAATAATTTACGCTTTTAAGGACAGTCAAGGACAGTTCGAAAACTTTGATATATTACATTTGAACATCGAATTATGAAAGAATAAGATATTTATCTCTATATCACCAATTCGATTTATTCAACCCTATAAAATTTCGAGTAAAGGCATGGTTTTGACTACAAATCTTAACCATGTTTTTTTTGTTTCAGGTTCCCAAGAAACGCTAAAAATACCTTTCCAAAATCACAAAATCAATTCCGCCTTTTGTAAAGGTTTGTTCAGTTTTGACTAAACCAAACTTCTCATAAAATTTCGTTTTATCTACTCTGGCATTACACCAAAGTCTCTTAATTCCTTTACTTTTTGCTTCGGTCAAAACATGATTTAAGATACTTGTACCTAAGCCTTTTCCTTGCTCAGACACTCTGGTGGCTAGTTTTCTAAACTGTGCATCCTTACCTTCTATAAATAAAGAAACTACGGTAACTAGTTCCTCTCCTTGCCATAATCCATAGTGAAGTGCGTTTTCGTCTCCAGCTACTTTGATATAATCAAATGGCATATTTGGCCACATTACTTCATGCCTCAATGGCCATGTTTGTGATGCCGCTATTTCTGAAATTTTCGTTTTCAAAATTCTTAATTGAATAATTCCCAAAGCCTATTACTCCAATGGCTATATCTCTCATTATAATACTGCATTAGAGCATCATTAGTTTGGTCTGATAACTCTTGTGGCTTTGGCAGAAAAGTATAGTTTACCAACCAGTCAAAATTACCTAACAACTGTTTTAAGAAAACCCATTCTTCTGTTTGAAATCCATCTTTCCCTTCATGAATTCTTAAGGCAAGATCATTAATAGCAAGCCCTCTCTGAACGTAATCATCTCCTACATTTAAATTCCAAAAATTCCCAGTAATAGTTGATGGCAAATAGGTTGGCGGATAATACTGCCCAAGTCTATTATTGGTATTTTCTTCTACAAAACCATCAAAGGAATTAAACAGGTAATTATCTATTTCAGTTAGGAGATATAATGACTTAGGACAATTCATCTTCCCCAACCAAGCTTCTTTCTTTAGAAAACCTTTCGCCTCAAAAGATTGGTCTATAACCAACGTTTCTATATTTCCAGCCTCATCATAAGATGTGAAATATGGAGCTACGTGATAACCCCAATTGGTGGCTTCTGAAATACCAAAAGGGTCTGAAATATTAAATAATTCATCAGACAATAATGAGAATCTGGCTGGAGCAAAATTCCATATTTTACCAGTAAAAATGCCTTCCTTCCGAAGTAACAAACAAATGTAGTGGGCTCTATCTTCACAAGAACCATTAATATACCTGTACTCTATGTTTTCAGAGCTAACCATTTCTGTAATCTTAGCTCTTAGCTCAAAGGTGATAGGCTCCAAATACGGAATAAGCGGAGCACAAGACAATAGTAAACTATAATCTTCTGGACTAATTAAATGTTGACCTTGGTCTGTATAAAACATCTTCAGTTAAATAAGAAATAGTGTTTCGATAATTAACGAAACATCTGAAAAAATTACCCTAAACTAAGACTTAAAACGGTCTAGAAAGACTGATTAAGTTATAATTAACTTAAGTTTTTATAGAATATAATGATTGCATTTATAAACTTGATTTTCTCAAGATTCCATACAACTCAAGTTGGGCAGAATTAACCGTGGAACTTGCCCACATAAAATAAAGCAACTAGATTCGTTCATAACGAAAGTAACAGAAATGAACTGGTACGTACTATACACTAAACCAAGAAACGAAAAGATAGTAGCCGAAAGTCTTCAAAATATTGGATTAGAAACGTACTGCCCAGTTCTAAAAACAGAAAGAAAATGGTCTGACAGGAAGAAAATGGTAGAAGAACCACTTTTTAGGTCTTACGTTTTTGTAAGACTAGAGGAACATTTACGGAATAAGGTTTTTGCGGTACCTGGTGTGGTACGCTACCTTTTTTGGCTAGAAAAGCCTGCTATTGTAAAAGATAAAGAGATAACCACCATTAAAAACATGCTTAGTGACTTTGAGCATTCCGACATTCTCACGGAGCAATTTGAGGCTAAGGACAGAATAAAACTTAAATCTGGTCCGCTAATGGATATAGAAGGACGTGTAAAATATCAAAACGGGCACAAAATTGAGGTGCTATTACCTAGCCTTCAACTTAAACTGGTAGTAGATACCCGTAGAACCAAGGTCAGTAAACTAGGCAAAGGTTCTTAAATCGTGAAATAGCACGGGCTTCCGGCTTAGCTTCGGGTTTTTAAGTTTGTCAATAAGCTGTACATCTTCAAACTTGATTTTGGGTGCTACCCTAAGTTTTGCCCTAAAATGGTCTTTGATTTCCTTTTCAAAGCTTGGTGAATTGTCTTTACTACCTACTTTCACCACTATTTCATCAGTTCCCAACTCGTTGGTAAATACCTCAACCAGATAGTTCTGAATACCACTTATGTCATTTAAAATATCATATAAAGCAGGCGGGTACAGTGTGGTTCCCTTATATTTTATCATCTGCTTTTTACGCCCGATGATAGGTCCAAGTCTGATGGTTTTTCTGCCACAGCTGCAGGCATCTTTATAATGGTAACATATATCGCCAGTTTTAAATCTTAGAAGTGGCATGCCTTCCACACCCAAAGTAGT
This sequence is a window from Arcticibacterium luteifluviistationis. Protein-coding genes within it:
- a CDS encoding DUF1501 domain-containing protein — protein: MEKYWDRRGFLKQSAAAVATMGMASPISSLLSSCSTKNGLPATADSVILLFMAGGMAHTETFDPKKYTPFSKGMQSDAVLSTFKSLPTALDGIHFSEGLESIGGIIDKGTLLRSYVAADLGHILHTRHQYHFHTCYEPPQSVTVPHMGSWISKELGPLNKVIPSFINIGQRFEVGEGEELKAFHSAGFLGSEHGPFLIPDPTSGLDSVRPPVGMSTKRFESRNQLYNQLLNESAMGEFGSDYQKESLKRSMEQAYILLNSPEAKAFDINLEPKESYDTYNTGKFGLGCLMAKRLVEEGARFITVTSEYEPFMNWDTHDNGHTRMAEMKKRIDAPISQLIKDLEKSGKLDSTIVIVASEFSRDMLTEGRPDLKVKDQVKVPDIINDMKNYGMHRHFTDGCSMLLFGGGIKKGHVYGKTADERPCKSIEKPIRIDRIHQTLYHALGISPDTNYEIEQRPFYTTPDGKGLAELDLLAKG
- a CDS encoding UpxY family transcription antiterminator, with amino-acid sequence MNWYVLYTKPRNEKIVAESLQNIGLETYCPVLKTERKWSDRKKMVEEPLFRSYVFVRLEEHLRNKVFAVPGVVRYLFWLEKPAIVKDKEITTIKNMLSDFEHSDILTEQFEAKDRIKLKSGPLMDIEGRVKYQNGHKIEVLLPSLQLKLVVDTRRTKVSKLGKGS
- a CDS encoding protein-glutamine glutaminase family protein; the encoded protein is MFYTDQGQHLISPEDYSLLLSCAPLIPYLEPITFELRAKITEMVSSENIEYRYINGSCEDRAHYICLLLRKEGIFTGKIWNFAPARFSLLSDELFNISDPFGISEATNWGYHVAPYFTSYDEAGNIETLVIDQSFEAKGFLKKEAWLGKMNCPKSLYLLTEIDNYLFNSFDGFVEENTNNRLGQYYPPTYLPSTITGNFWNLNVGDDYVQRGLAINDLALRIHEGKDGFQTEEWVFLKQLLGNFDWLVNYTFLPKPQELSDQTNDALMQYYNERYSHWSNRLWELFN
- a CDS encoding PSD1 and planctomycete cytochrome C domain-containing protein → MLNFILLFLKESAQSSEPFWLFSFLGRLHPMLVHFPISLLILAALFELLSLRNFNSKLRPSINLILTLGAASAIFSAAFGLLLAQNESLDGDVLFLHQWAGITTSVLAIVLLILLHQIQRKSQLKFILPYRVVLLLSVIGVSIAGHFGASMTHGETYLTEVLPGQNANYSSSDGNYDLIAFQADTLSEANQLKLTNEVRAIFAHNCYKCHGSAKQKGELRLDEKAFVFEGGESGKVIIPGNAKKSDLYQRITLPKGHDDVMPSKGKTLTGKEIALIELWINKGAIWPDGALQSSIFRVAELAPRNPALPVKSENLSNPIDLWVNEYFTKNEIPWAQPVDDRTYLRRIYLDIIGLIPSNVDLTSFMADTRPNKREIWVQKLLESNDSYAQHWLTFWNDALRNDYTGTGYITGGRYNLTDWLYKSLRQNKPYNAFVKELLNPDDASKGFIAGIQWRGTVNASQRTEMQAAQNVGQVLLGLNLKCASCHDSFVSDWKLEDAYAFANIFSEKPLEMNRCEIPMGKFAPTRLLWPSLGEIDGTANRAEKLKQLSEKMVQPANGRLYRTIVNRVWKQMLGRGVVEPVDEMDNEPWSQDLLDWLAVDFVNKGYDVKKLIYLISTSKVYQMPSQSFENSGLLVDDAYKFKGTTRKRMTAEQFSDAVSQLFAPVFKVDQVKYEPFELVAYLPAEKKARASLVQNNPFLTALGRPNREVVSTSRDSQGNLLQALEMTNGELLNQTLKEGAKNWKERYPDSNTLISEMFNQALARNPSQKELAIAKESLGTKPSIESIQDFMWSVVLLPEFQIVY
- a CDS encoding GNAT family N-acetyltransferase encodes the protein MKTKISEIAASQTWPLRHEVMWPNMPFDYIKVAGDENALHYGLWQGEELVTVVSLFIEGKDAQFRKLATRVSEQGKGLGTSILNHVLTEAKSKGIKRLWCNARVDKTKFYEKFGLVKTEQTFTKGGIDFVILERYF